A single genomic interval of Bradyrhizobium japonicum USDA 6 harbors:
- a CDS encoding AAA family ATPase: protein MAVRSNIVGIDNPEALEKALRAAYYLADEGLATAAYLGLALGKPLLLEGAPGVGKTEAAKAIAAVLGRRLIRLQCYEGIDASAALYEWNYPRQMLAIRQAGDESIDIYGETFLIERPMLATLRAPDSTVLLIDEIDRADQEFEAFLLEFLSDFQISIPERGTVRAAERPVVVLTSNRTRDLHEALRRRCVYHWIDYPTEEREARIVMLRASSVAEATARAVVAAVGKLRREPLSKAPGIAEAVDWAEAATLLHKGGARWPDAFKRSIGVALKDEEDLHFISPRLDIMLAEATA, encoded by the coding sequence ATGGCAGTTCGCAGCAACATCGTCGGCATCGACAACCCCGAAGCGCTGGAGAAGGCGCTTCGGGCGGCCTATTACCTCGCCGATGAAGGGCTCGCGACCGCGGCCTATCTCGGCCTTGCCCTCGGCAAACCGCTCCTGCTCGAAGGCGCCCCCGGTGTCGGCAAGACCGAGGCCGCGAAAGCCATCGCCGCCGTCCTCGGCCGCCGCCTCATCCGCTTGCAATGCTATGAGGGCATCGACGCCTCGGCCGCGCTCTACGAGTGGAACTATCCACGCCAGATGCTCGCGATCCGCCAGGCCGGCGACGAGAGCATCGACATCTATGGCGAGACGTTTCTGATCGAGCGGCCGATGCTGGCGACGCTCCGCGCACCCGACTCCACCGTGCTGCTGATCGATGAAATCGATCGCGCCGACCAGGAGTTTGAGGCGTTCCTGCTCGAATTTCTCTCGGACTTCCAGATTTCGATCCCCGAACGCGGCACAGTGCGCGCGGCCGAACGTCCCGTTGTCGTGCTGACCTCGAATCGGACGCGCGACCTGCACGAAGCCCTGCGCCGCCGCTGTGTCTATCACTGGATCGACTATCCCACCGAAGAGCGGGAGGCGCGTATCGTGATGCTGCGGGCCTCGAGCGTCGCCGAGGCGACCGCGCGCGCCGTCGTCGCGGCTGTCGGCAAATTGCGCCGCGAGCCGCTCAGCAAGGCACCGGGCATCGCGGAAGCCGTCGACTGGGCCGAAGCGGCGACGCTGCTTCACAAGGGCGGTGCGCGCTGGCCCGACGCCTTCAAGCGCTCGATCGGCGTGGCGCTGAAGGACGAGGAAGACCTGCACTTCATCTCGCCCCGGCTCGACATCATGCTCGCGGAGGCAACGGCATGA
- a CDS encoding xanthine dehydrogenase family protein molybdopterin-binding subunit, translated as MTRHRGRGMASINYPIGMNLGGDPSQALVHSNPSGKFTVALSSIDLGQGMKSVTRQICAETLGVPVEDVYVDTADSDTGPHCMGSFASRGTHRVGNAVMAAAREARGVMMEAAAEELEVNAADLETDGRGNIHVKGAPHRSISTKDVAIAAQFKQGKTISGRGIFLVPLSNVDPETGEMSPATCYAHACLVAEVEVDDETGEVAMVRMDSAYELGRALNPRLVEQQLVGGAWMGISHALYETTEPHYPDPVHGPRDFVEYLMPGPGDICPHDIAVLERPAPDGPFGAKGPGEMCANPVLPAVANAIFNAVGVRIDDLPITPEKVLRAIKTQGGARPQARR; from the coding sequence ATGACCCGGCATCGCGGACGCGGCATGGCGTCGATCAACTATCCCATCGGCATGAATCTCGGCGGCGATCCCAGCCAGGCGTTGGTTCACTCCAACCCGAGCGGCAAGTTCACGGTGGCGCTGTCGTCGATCGACCTCGGCCAGGGCATGAAGTCGGTGACGCGGCAGATCTGCGCGGAGACACTGGGCGTTCCCGTCGAGGACGTCTATGTCGATACCGCGGATTCCGACACCGGTCCGCACTGCATGGGCTCCTTCGCCTCGCGCGGCACCCATCGCGTCGGCAATGCGGTGATGGCCGCGGCGCGCGAGGCACGCGGCGTGATGATGGAGGCGGCCGCCGAGGAGCTCGAGGTCAACGCCGCCGATCTCGAAACCGACGGACGCGGCAACATCCACGTCAAGGGTGCGCCGCATCGCTCGATCTCGACCAAGGACGTCGCCATCGCCGCCCAGTTCAAGCAGGGCAAGACCATCTCCGGCCGCGGCATATTCCTCGTGCCTCTGTCCAACGTCGACCCCGAAACCGGCGAGATGTCGCCTGCGACCTGCTACGCCCATGCCTGTCTCGTGGCGGAGGTCGAGGTCGACGACGAGACCGGCGAAGTCGCGATGGTCCGCATGGACTCCGCCTATGAGCTCGGCCGCGCGCTCAATCCGCGCCTGGTCGAGCAGCAACTCGTCGGCGGCGCCTGGATGGGCATCAGCCACGCGCTCTACGAGACGACGGAGCCTCATTATCCCGACCCCGTTCACGGCCCCCGCGACTTCGTCGAATATCTGATGCCCGGCCCGGGCGACATTTGCCCGCACGATATCGCCGTGCTGGAGCGCCCCGCGCCGGACGGTCCGTTCGGCGCCAAGGGACCGGGCGAGATGTGCGCCAACCCCGTGCTGCCGGCTGTCGCGAATGCGATTTTCAACGCCGTCGGCGTGCGCATCGACGATCTGCCGATTACGCCGGAAAAGGTGCTGCGCGCGATCAAGACCCAGGGCGGCGCGCGGCCACAGGCACGACGCTGA
- a CDS encoding (2Fe-2S)-binding protein, translated as MAKTALQFRHNGRDVAIFVDGGTNLLVALRELIGDMTPKFGCGQGGCGTCSVLIDGELHLSCLTLAETVAGRSVETLDGLRQGPKLHPLQRAFADHFAAQCGYCTPGMLMAAKALLDRNPQPSRAEVVEAISGNICRCTGYEPIIDAILAASGGRASA; from the coding sequence ATGGCCAAGACCGCCCTGCAATTTCGTCATAACGGCCGCGACGTCGCGATCTTCGTCGATGGCGGCACCAATCTGCTGGTCGCACTGCGCGAACTGATCGGCGATATGACGCCGAAATTCGGCTGCGGTCAGGGCGGCTGCGGCACCTGCAGTGTGCTGATCGACGGCGAGCTGCACCTGTCCTGCCTGACGCTGGCGGAGACCGTCGCCGGCCGATCGGTGGAGACGCTCGACGGCCTCAGGCAGGGCCCGAAGCTGCATCCGCTCCAGCGTGCCTTCGCCGACCATTTTGCCGCCCAATGCGGCTATTGCACGCCGGGCATGCTGATGGCCGCAAAGGCGCTGCTCGATCGCAATCCGCAGCCTAGCCGCGCCGAGGTCGTCGAGGCGATCTCCGGCAACATCTGCCGCTGCACCGGCTACGAACCCATCATCGACGCCATCCTTGCCGCTTCGGGCGGCCGGGCCAGCGCCTAG
- a CDS encoding SRPBCC family protein, with the protein MPHIVKSTILDAPTDAVWDVLRDFNGHDRWHPAVASSTIERAHSPDKIGCIRRFKLQDGSELREQLLALSDLEQTFSYCLLDTPVPMFNYVAHVRLLPVTDGDRTFWHWESRFSTRPEDRDRIVHMVAEDIYQAGFEAIRRHLKEAA; encoded by the coding sequence GTGCCGCATATCGTGAAAAGCACGATCCTGGATGCGCCCACCGATGCGGTGTGGGACGTGCTGCGCGATTTCAACGGACACGATCGCTGGCATCCGGCGGTCGCGAGCTCCACGATCGAGCGCGCGCACTCCCCCGACAAGATCGGCTGTATCAGGCGCTTCAAGCTGCAGGACGGATCGGAGCTGCGCGAGCAATTGCTGGCGCTCTCCGATCTCGAGCAGACCTTCAGCTACTGCCTGCTCGATACGCCGGTGCCGATGTTCAACTACGTGGCGCACGTCCGCCTGCTGCCGGTAACCGACGGCGACCGCACCTTCTGGCACTGGGAGTCGCGCTTCAGCACCAGGCCGGAGGACCGCGATCGCATCGTCCACATGGTCGCGGAAGACATCTACCAAGCCGGCTTCGAGGCGATCCGCCGGCACCTGAAGGAGGCGGCATAG
- a CDS encoding xanthine dehydrogenase family protein molybdopterin-binding subunit: protein MLELRKDIFADERDDNLKEIGKGTQRQDMLGHVTGTSSYFNDHKLQGMLHLKVVRSTQAHARLRHIDTTEAERSSGVRRIIRGSDVPRNLNTLLSLINFGKDDEPTLAADKVRYKGEPVVAIVADSEREAFEAIAKVRIDYAPLPVVLDVEDALKAGAPVVNETYPKNAFIYHDVHDHQKLRFGDADAALATADHVLEQRYQMSPIEHAPTETNGAIAAPDTNGRYVVYTSTQALFFSVDTCAKILDLPSNTFHFIGGTVGGGFGGKVDTLTEPLAILGAMLTGRPVRYVFGREEEMQYGPPRGAERIYIKDGVMRDGRIVARKIRAYFDSGAYTRLSSYAAVKCAAHLPGPYTIPNVYGDVYCVFTNRTPATAMRGFGVTAMDFAIECQMDKLANLVGMDPMEFRILNAYRDGDMKAHRREAKNTALIECVQVAAEKAKWPIREEFKRASSRKDGGGSRAVIPPTPTDSLSRPAAPVQQRTSYDRLPPTVTREPPREPPPPAPSPPPPRPAAPSHGAPRFSSVFGTRRR, encoded by the coding sequence ATGCTGGAACTTCGCAAGGACATTTTCGCCGACGAGCGCGACGACAATCTCAAGGAGATCGGCAAGGGCACGCAGCGCCAGGACATGCTCGGCCATGTCACGGGCACGTCGAGCTATTTCAACGACCACAAGCTTCAGGGCATGCTGCATCTGAAGGTGGTCCGCTCGACGCAGGCGCACGCGCGGTTGCGCCATATCGACACCACGGAAGCCGAGCGCTCGTCCGGCGTACGTCGGATCATCCGCGGCTCCGACGTGCCGCGCAATCTCAACACGCTTCTCAGCCTCATCAACTTCGGCAAGGACGACGAGCCTACGCTGGCGGCGGACAAGGTCCGCTACAAGGGCGAGCCGGTCGTCGCCATCGTCGCGGACAGCGAGCGCGAGGCGTTCGAGGCCATCGCAAAGGTACGGATCGACTACGCGCCGCTGCCGGTCGTGCTCGACGTCGAGGACGCGCTCAAGGCCGGGGCGCCCGTCGTTAACGAGACCTATCCGAAGAACGCCTTCATCTATCACGACGTCCATGATCACCAGAAGCTGCGCTTCGGTGATGCCGACGCCGCGCTCGCGACGGCCGATCACGTGCTCGAACAGCGCTACCAGATGTCTCCGATCGAGCATGCGCCGACCGAAACCAATGGCGCGATCGCCGCGCCCGACACCAACGGCCGCTACGTCGTCTACACCTCGACGCAGGCGCTTTTCTTCTCGGTCGACACCTGCGCCAAGATCCTGGACCTGCCATCCAACACCTTCCACTTCATCGGCGGCACGGTCGGGGGCGGCTTCGGCGGCAAGGTGGATACGCTGACCGAGCCGCTCGCGATCCTTGGCGCGATGCTGACCGGGCGTCCCGTCCGCTATGTGTTCGGGCGTGAGGAGGAAATGCAGTACGGCCCGCCCCGCGGCGCCGAGCGCATCTACATCAAGGACGGCGTGATGCGCGACGGCCGTATCGTCGCGCGCAAGATCCGCGCCTATTTCGACAGCGGCGCCTATACGCGGCTGTCCAGCTACGCCGCCGTGAAATGCGCCGCGCATTTGCCGGGGCCCTATACCATCCCGAACGTCTATGGCGACGTCTATTGCGTCTTCACCAACCGGACGCCTGCGACGGCGATGCGCGGCTTCGGGGTCACCGCGATGGATTTCGCGATCGAGTGCCAGATGGACAAGCTGGCCAACCTCGTCGGCATGGACCCGATGGAGTTCCGGATCCTCAACGCCTATCGCGACGGCGACATGAAGGCGCATCGGCGCGAAGCCAAGAACACCGCGCTGATCGAATGCGTCCAGGTCGCCGCCGAGAAGGCGAAATGGCCGATCCGCGAGGAATTCAAGCGAGCGTCGTCGCGCAAGGACGGCGGCGGCAGCCGCGCCGTGATCCCGCCGACACCGACGGATTCGCTCAGCCGGCCGGCCGCGCCAGTCCAGCAGCGCACCAGCTATGACCGGCTCCCGCCCACCGTCACCCGCGAACCACCGCGTGAGCCGCCGCCCCCTGCGCCGTCACCACCTCCACCGCGGCCGGCCGCGCCCTCGCATGGCGCGCCCCGCTTCTCCTCCGTGTTCGGCACCAGGAGGCGCTGA
- a CDS encoding vWA domain-containing protein, with the protein MSTEPELPRAARIFVSFVALLRANGFAVAPEQTTSYLAAIELLGPRDLNDIRQSARATLAPPPERRTTFDRLFDLHFRGSEAIEHVDDGEDDETVRLQEEGSGEQEPLFSDDANESGLTATRTEALVERRFAQLSTTDALRRLAREASRRLPQRRGHRRMRARRGPFADLRRTLRDSVRSDGEILRLGHLKRRQRRRKLLLLIDVSGSMKTRTEENMKLAHTLVQAAPNIEVFTFGTRLTRVTRPLRLKRREQALSAAAHLVSDWDGGTRIGDALQAFLAVPRFGGYARGAAVIVVSDGLERGEPDALRDAVAKLSRRAWRVSWLTPLATGPDFRPQTEALVAIERFVDDLVDGGSSASIVAHILTLGRRRAA; encoded by the coding sequence ATGAGCACCGAGCCGGAGCTTCCGCGCGCTGCCCGCATTTTCGTCTCCTTCGTCGCGCTGCTACGCGCCAACGGCTTCGCCGTCGCGCCCGAGCAGACCACCTCCTATCTCGCCGCGATCGAGCTGCTCGGGCCGCGCGACCTCAACGACATCAGGCAATCGGCGCGGGCCACGCTCGCCCCGCCGCCCGAGCGCCGCACCACCTTCGACCGGCTGTTCGACCTGCACTTCCGCGGCAGCGAAGCCATCGAACATGTCGATGACGGCGAAGACGACGAGACGGTCCGGCTCCAGGAAGAGGGCAGCGGCGAACAGGAACCCCTGTTCTCCGACGATGCCAACGAATCGGGCCTCACTGCGACGCGCACCGAGGCACTGGTCGAGCGCCGCTTCGCCCAGCTCTCCACCACCGACGCGCTCCGCCGCCTGGCGCGCGAGGCCTCCCGGCGCCTGCCGCAGCGTCGCGGCCACCGGCGCATGCGTGCCCGCCGCGGACCGTTTGCCGACCTTCGCCGGACCTTGCGGGACAGCGTGCGGAGCGACGGCGAGATCCTGCGGCTCGGGCACCTGAAGCGGCGCCAGCGCCGGCGAAAACTCCTGCTACTGATCGACGTCTCCGGCTCGATGAAGACGCGCACCGAGGAGAACATGAAGCTGGCGCATACGCTGGTACAGGCCGCGCCCAACATCGAGGTCTTCACCTTCGGCACGCGGCTGACCCGCGTCACCCGCCCGTTGCGTCTCAAGCGTCGCGAGCAGGCGCTGAGCGCGGCGGCGCACCTCGTCAGCGACTGGGATGGCGGCACCCGCATCGGCGACGCGCTGCAAGCCTTCCTCGCGGTGCCGCGGTTCGGCGGTTACGCGCGAGGCGCGGCCGTCATCGTCGTGTCGGACGGGCTGGAGCGCGGCGAACCCGACGCGCTGCGCGACGCCGTCGCAAAGCTGTCGCGGCGCGCCTGGCGCGTGAGCTGGCTGACGCCGCTCGCGACGGGCCCCGACTTCCGCCCGCAGACCGAGGCGCTGGTGGCCATCGAGCGTTTCGTCGATGATCTCGTGGATGGCGGTTCAAGCGCGTCGATTGTCGCGCACATTCTGACGTTGGGACGGAGGAGAGCTGCGTGA
- a CDS encoding FAD binding domain-containing protein — MAVTVKTFASTSEAAGALSADRGARYLGGGTLVMRALNEGDVSVSTVIRASDRTLTRVDASGPRVTLGAGITFAKILAERDLGFLHAPARSIGGPAVRNMGTVGGNLFAPSPYGDFAVALLALDATVAVQGGFGTRDIAIEEFLQSRERQAGTLVLSVSCARPASADAFRYHKVARIKPKGGSVITLAAHLPISGGRIAGARIALGSMAPTQIRARAAERVLEGRSLDAATIGAAASAVTEGTSPFDNALGSAWYRREIAGVHLRRLLSGQE, encoded by the coding sequence ATGGCCGTGACAGTGAAGACTTTTGCCAGCACCAGCGAAGCGGCCGGCGCGCTGTCGGCAGATCGCGGCGCACGCTATCTCGGCGGCGGCACGCTGGTGATGCGCGCGCTGAACGAGGGTGACGTCTCCGTCTCGACCGTCATCCGCGCCAGCGACCGGACCCTGACCCGGGTCGATGCGTCGGGCCCGCGCGTGACGCTCGGGGCCGGCATCACCTTCGCGAAAATCCTCGCCGAGCGCGACCTCGGCTTCCTGCACGCCCCTGCCCGCTCGATCGGCGGACCTGCGGTGCGCAACATGGGCACGGTCGGGGGCAACCTGTTCGCGCCAAGTCCTTATGGCGACTTCGCGGTGGCGCTGCTTGCGCTCGATGCCACCGTCGCCGTACAGGGCGGCTTTGGCACGCGCGACATCGCCATCGAAGAGTTCTTGCAATCGCGCGAGCGGCAAGCCGGCACGCTGGTGCTCTCGGTGTCCTGCGCACGGCCGGCGAGCGCGGACGCCTTCCGCTACCACAAGGTCGCCCGTATCAAGCCAAAGGGCGGCTCCGTCATTACGCTCGCAGCCCATCTGCCGATCAGCGGCGGGCGGATCGCCGGGGCACGGATCGCGCTGGGCTCGATGGCGCCGACCCAGATTCGGGCACGGGCCGCCGAGCGCGTGCTCGAGGGACGCTCCCTGGATGCCGCGACCATCGGGGCCGCGGCATCCGCCGTCACCGAGGGCACCTCACCCTTCGACAATGCGCTCGGCAGCGCCTGGTATCGCCGCGAGATCGCCGGCGTCCACCTGCGCCGTCTCCTCTCGGGTCAGGAATAG
- a CDS encoding SRPBCC family protein, which translates to MARVYVSTVVNARNDRVWARVRDFNGMPNWHPAIAESRIEGGEPSDKIGCVRDFRLRNGDRIREKLLGLSDYDMFCTYSILESPMGVENYVATLRLTPVTDGDQTFMEWTAEFDCAPEREAELVGNIGGGVFQGGFDALKRQFGG; encoded by the coding sequence ATGGCCCGCGTCTATGTCTCAACCGTCGTCAATGCGCGCAACGATCGCGTCTGGGCGCGGGTGCGCGACTTCAACGGCATGCCGAACTGGCATCCCGCGATCGCGGAAAGCCGCATCGAGGGCGGCGAGCCCTCGGACAAGATCGGCTGTGTCAGGGATTTTCGCTTGCGCAACGGCGACCGCATCCGCGAAAAGCTGCTCGGCCTTTCCGACTACGACATGTTCTGCACCTATTCGATCCTGGAATCCCCCATGGGCGTGGAGAACTACGTCGCGACGTTACGGCTGACGCCGGTCACCGACGGCGACCAGACCTTCATGGAATGGACCGCCGAGTTCGACTGCGCACCCGAACGGGAAGCGGAGCTCGTCGGCAACATCGGCGGCGGCGTGTTCCAGGGCGGCTTCGACGCCCTCAAGCGCCAGTTCGGAGGGTGA
- a CDS encoding amidohydrolase family protein, with amino-acid sequence MSDIVDGHHHIWRQADLPWLTGPMQPRIFGPYEPIRRDYPIREYLDDLKGTGVTRSVYVQTNWANDRFEDEAAWVQQTADEHGWPHAIVAYADFAVDDVRPQLDRLKRYPLVRGVRMQLHWHDNPLYRFAAKPDLCVDPMVRRNIAHLADYGWSFDLQVFTPQMPVAAQLAESCPRVTFILQHAGMLEDLSPAGRAAWRAGMARLSTCPNVVSKLSGLGTFIHRNDPAHIAAVLTDTVAIFGAERCLFGSNFPIEKLWTSYRELVDAFRAAAAKLTTQQQDAIFGTTATRVYRL; translated from the coding sequence GTGAGCGACATTGTCGACGGCCATCATCACATCTGGCGGCAGGCCGACCTGCCCTGGCTGACCGGTCCGATGCAGCCGCGCATCTTTGGACCCTACGAGCCGATCCGTCGCGATTATCCGATCCGGGAATACCTCGACGACCTCAAGGGCACCGGCGTCACCCGTTCGGTCTACGTCCAGACCAACTGGGCCAACGACCGTTTCGAGGACGAAGCCGCCTGGGTCCAACAGACCGCCGACGAGCACGGCTGGCCGCATGCCATCGTCGCCTACGCCGACTTCGCCGTCGACGATGTGCGCCCGCAACTCGATCGCCTGAAGCGCTATCCGCTCGTGCGCGGCGTGCGCATGCAGCTGCACTGGCACGACAATCCGCTCTATCGTTTCGCGGCCAAGCCCGATCTCTGCGTCGATCCCATGGTCCGCCGCAACATCGCGCACCTGGCCGACTACGGGTGGAGCTTTGACCTCCAGGTCTTCACGCCGCAGATGCCGGTTGCCGCGCAGCTCGCCGAGTCCTGCCCGAGGGTGACCTTCATCCTCCAGCATGCCGGTATGCTCGAGGACCTCTCGCCGGCGGGCCGGGCCGCCTGGCGCGCCGGGATGGCCCGGCTTTCGACCTGTCCGAACGTGGTCTCAAAGCTCTCGGGGCTCGGCACCTTCATCCATCGCAACGATCCCGCGCACATCGCGGCCGTCCTTACCGATACCGTCGCGATTTTCGGCGCGGAGCGCTGCCTGTTCGGTTCCAATTTTCCGATCGAGAAATTGTGGACCAGCTATCGGGAGCTCGTCGACGCCTTTCGTGCGGCGGCCGCGAAGCTGACGACCCAGCAGCAGGACGCAATTTTCGGGACGACGGCAACGCGCGTCTATCGGCTTTGA
- a CDS encoding flotillin family protein encodes MSGTLVGELILWLIVAIVVIVVGVYIVNWLYHRSSKETSFVRTGLLGERVVINGGAFVLPFIHDYTPVNMNVQPMGIVRSRQDAVITRDRMRVDIEADFYVRVQATREAVSIAAATLGRRTMEPEQLHALLAGKFISAIRSIASEMTLEQMHEQRGEYVARVKANAAEALAQNGLELESVAITDLDQTDLEFFNPSNRFDAEGLTRLMEDIEAKRKLRNDIEQDSMIKIRSRNLEAERQALEIERESETARLEQERDIEMRRALQRTEVARERALRETEAEQAQISARETIEKARIANDQAIAEARIASERETRQREIERTRTIEEKELLAREEVEKTRIANQRSIDTSRIASEREVRQREIERMRTIEEAEIAAREAIEKARIQHDRVVTDARIANEEETRRREIERTRAVDEAEIAAREATEKARIAQTMIVNVERIASDERTRALEIQQVRTIQEAEIEAQRAVEAARIARERTLAAERIAAEQNTRQLEIERNQALDVAGISAREATEATRIAQEERVRSLEIARNRAVEEADIASREAIEAARIAQEKAIAAERIQADRETKALEIERTAAVEAADLKRRDVIERQRIGVDLALESERINSSKKREVLNIEQKKAIEIADEDRVIALSTKRSERIDADRQVKQAEIVARKDVETTDVSREQALEAARIERRRSIEQLEVARVQSLQEAEIAAREEVERARISSDRGLDEARIGRERELRKLEVNREKEVETVLMEKAIAIHLKSLEESAARASAEEARMHATEATERVITARENEIARRRKSVEIVIAEKQAEETRIAAEAERVRAAVEAEAQRLLNEAENVLTDQARYSLFRRKLLDRIEGIVRESVKPMEKIEGIRILQVDGLNGNGHGGNGGRSATDEVIDSALRYRVQAPLIDSLLADIGVEGGSLAKMPGLIREARDMQGIKESARKGGGGGGGGEKPAAAPSPSAEGEPPAERSPRKKS; translated from the coding sequence ATGTCAGGGACTCTGGTCGGTGAATTGATCCTCTGGCTGATCGTCGCCATCGTGGTGATCGTGGTCGGCGTCTACATCGTGAACTGGCTCTACCATCGCTCGTCCAAGGAGACCTCATTCGTCCGGACCGGCCTGCTCGGCGAGCGCGTCGTGATCAACGGCGGCGCGTTCGTGCTGCCCTTCATCCACGACTACACACCCGTCAACATGAACGTGCAGCCGATGGGCATCGTGCGCTCCCGGCAGGACGCCGTGATCACCCGTGACCGCATGCGCGTCGACATCGAGGCCGACTTCTATGTCCGCGTCCAGGCGACCCGCGAAGCCGTGTCCATCGCCGCCGCCACGCTCGGCCGCCGCACCATGGAGCCCGAGCAGCTCCACGCCCTCCTCGCCGGCAAATTCATCTCCGCGATCCGTTCAATTGCCTCGGAGATGACCCTGGAACAGATGCACGAGCAACGCGGCGAGTATGTGGCCCGCGTCAAGGCGAACGCGGCCGAGGCCCTCGCTCAGAACGGACTCGAGCTGGAATCCGTCGCGATCACCGATCTCGACCAGACCGATCTCGAATTCTTCAATCCTTCGAACCGCTTCGACGCCGAAGGTCTGACACGCTTGATGGAGGACATCGAGGCCAAGCGCAAGCTGCGCAACGACATCGAGCAGGATTCGATGATCAAGATCCGCTCCCGCAATCTGGAGGCCGAGCGACAGGCCCTCGAGATCGAGCGCGAAAGCGAGACGGCGCGCCTCGAGCAGGAGCGTGACATCGAGATGCGCCGCGCCCTGCAGCGCACCGAGGTCGCGCGTGAGCGGGCCCTGCGCGAGACCGAGGCCGAGCAGGCGCAGATTTCCGCGCGCGAGACCATCGAGAAGGCTCGTATCGCCAACGACCAGGCGATCGCGGAAGCCCGTATCGCCTCAGAGCGCGAGACCCGCCAGCGGGAGATCGAGCGCACCCGCACCATCGAGGAGAAGGAACTGCTCGCCCGCGAGGAGGTCGAAAAGACCCGGATCGCCAACCAGCGCTCGATCGACACCAGCCGCATCGCCTCCGAGCGCGAGGTACGCCAGCGCGAAATCGAGCGGATGCGTACGATCGAGGAAGCCGAGATTGCTGCCCGCGAGGCGATCGAGAAAGCGCGTATCCAGCACGACCGGGTGGTGACCGACGCCCGTATTGCCAATGAAGAAGAAACACGGCGCCGCGAGATCGAGCGGACCCGCGCCGTGGACGAAGCCGAGATCGCCGCCCGCGAAGCGACCGAAAAGGCCCGCATCGCCCAGACCATGATTGTCAATGTCGAGCGCATCGCGTCAGACGAGCGCACCCGTGCGCTTGAGATCCAGCAGGTGCGAACGATCCAGGAAGCCGAGATCGAGGCCCAGCGCGCGGTCGAGGCCGCGCGCATCGCCCGCGAGCGGACGCTTGCCGCCGAGCGCATCGCCGCAGAGCAGAATACGCGGCAATTGGAGATCGAGCGGAACCAGGCACTCGATGTCGCCGGCATCAGCGCGCGCGAAGCCACCGAAGCCACCCGTATCGCCCAGGAGGAGCGAGTTCGTTCACTCGAGATCGCCCGCAATCGCGCCGTCGAGGAAGCCGATATCGCCTCCCGCGAAGCGATCGAGGCCGCGCGCATCGCGCAGGAGAAGGCCATCGCGGCCGAGCGGATCCAGGCCGATAGGGAGACCAAGGCGCTGGAGATCGAACGGACCGCGGCAGTCGAGGCGGCTGACCTCAAGCGGCGCGACGTGATCGAGCGCCAGCGCATCGGCGTCGATCTCGCGCTGGAGTCCGAGCGGATCAATTCGTCCAAGAAGCGCGAAGTCCTCAATATCGAGCAGAAGAAGGCCATCGAGATCGCGGACGAGGATCGCGTCATCGCGCTCTCCACCAAGCGCTCGGAACGCATCGACGCCGACCGCCAGGTCAAGCAGGCCGAGATCGTCGCACGCAAGGACGTCGAGACCACCGACGTCTCGCGCGAGCAGGCGCTGGAAGCGGCGCGGATCGAACGCCGCCGCTCGATCGAGCAGCTCGAGGTCGCCCGCGTCCAGTCGCTGCAGGAAGCCGAGATCGCCGCGCGCGAAGAGGTCGAGCGAGCCCGCATTTCGTCGGATCGCGGTCTGGATGAAGCCCGCATCGGCCGCGAGCGCGAGCTGCGCAAGCTCGAAGTCAACCGCGAGAAGGAGGTCGAGACCGTTCTGATGGAGAAGGCGATCGCGATCCACCTGAAGTCGCTGGAGGAGTCCGCGGCAAGGGCCTCGGCCGAGGAAGCGCGGATGCATGCGACGGAGGCCACCGAGCGTGTCATCACCGCGCGCGAAAACGAGATCGCCAGGCGTCGCAAGAGCGTGGAGATCGTGATCGCCGAGAAGCAGGCCGAGGAGACCCGAATTGCCGCCGAAGCCGAGCGCGTGCGCGCCGCCGTCGAGGCCGAAGCGCAGCGGCTGCTCAACGAGGCCGAGAACGTGCTGACCGACCAGGCTCGCTACTCGCTGTTCCGCAGGAAGCTGCTCGACCGCATCGAAGGCATCGTGCGCGAGAGCGTCAAGCCGATGGAGAAGATCGAGGGCATCCGCATCCTCCAGGTCGACGGCCTCAACGGCAACGGCCATGGCGGCAATGGCGGCCGCAGCGCCACCGACGAGGTGATCGACTCGGCGCTGCGCTACCGCGTCCAGGCGCCGCTCATCGATTCCCTTTTGGCGGATATCGGCGTCGAGGGCGGCAGCCTCGCCAAGATGCCGGGCCTGATCCGCGAGGCCCGCGACATGCAAGGCATCAAGGAGTCCGCCCGCAAGGGCGGCGGTGGTGGCGGAGGCGGCGAGAAACCGGCTGCAGCTCCCTCACCTTCCGCCGAGGGCGAGCCGCCCGCGGAGCGCAGCCCCCGGAAGAAGAGCTGA